A region from the Tigriopus californicus strain San Diego chromosome 9, Tcal_SD_v2.1, whole genome shotgun sequence genome encodes:
- the LOC131886795 gene encoding putative uncharacterized protein DDB_G0286901, with protein MRSNILNEDDVKSHTRQIRSNLSRPINGIESKDQNQSCLKSLRTNNSTMKSVVLLLLPACLLPALAKAQNLAKYGIIDQQAPLGTYGFNNNNNNNNNGNNGFGSGSNNGNNGLGGGLNGNNNNGNNGNNGFVGGLNGNVGIGGVSGPSVEEVNLKMLRGSVPGTPGVDYPIFSQAPITNFDCSDKIFGGYYADVDAQCQSFHICGRDGGQGWSFICPNGTIFNQAYLICDWWFNFDCTQAQAFYNVNLQLGVIPFGSTTTFINDNGIGNTNNNNNGFRNNNNNGFGNNNNNNNNNNGFGNNNNNNRPINSYGSPIRTTVSTFTNNAQPTIINRNLPNSNSFNNNNNNNNGFLSSNNPSLTTYTNNNGRSNQGNTLNNNNNNGITIVDDTGDYVYSTDDVIYDDDLTNFNGNNVRAVERXYVYSTDDVIYDDDLTNFNGNNVNGGGSGVQTTTTIIEPVGQNYGVPLGNPIGGNSLRQGRAQKRRNRNRS; from the exons ATGCGTTCGAATATcctcaatgaagatgatgtcaaATCGCATACCCGGCAAATTAGAAGCAATCTGTCGAGACCAATAAATGGGATAGAATCCAAGGATCAGAATCAGTCGTGTCTCAAGTCTCTTCGAACCAACAACTCTACCATGAAGTCAGTTGTGCTCCTTCTGTTGCCTGCTT GCCTCTTGCcagccttggccaaggccCAAAACCTCGCCAAGTACGGAATCATCGATCAACAGGCGCCCTTGGGCACGTATGGGttcaataataataataataataataataatggcAACAATGGCTTTGGGAGTGGATCCAACAATGGCAACAACGGCTTGGGAGGAGGGCTCAATGGGAACAATAATAATGGTAACAATGGCAACAATGGCTTTGTGGGCGGGCTCAATGGTAATGTGGGGATCGGCGGGGTGAGTGGCCCATCAGTGGAGGAAGTGAACCTAAAGATGCTCCGTGGATCCGTTCCCGGGACGCCCGGCGTGGATTATCCAATTTTCTCTCAAGCTCCAATCACCAATTTCGATTGTAGCGACAAGATATTTGGCG GTTATTACGCTGATGTGGATGCTCAATGTCAGTCCTTTCACATTTGCGGACGAGATGGTGGACAGGGATGGTCATTTATTTGTCCCAATGGAACCATTTTCAACCAGGCCTACCTCATTTGTGATTG GTGGTTCAACTTTGATTGTACTCAAGCGCAAGCCTTCTACAATGTGAACCTTCAACTAGGCGTTATTCCCTTTGGATCGACTACCACCTTTATCAATGATAATGGTATTGGCAAtaccaacaacaataacaatggctttagaaacaacaacaacaacggcttcggtaacaacaacaacaacaacaacaacaacaacggttttggaaacaacaacaacaataaccgACCCATCAATAGCTACGGATCCCCCATAAGAACCACAGTCTCGACGTTCACCAACAATGCTCAGCCCACAATTATTAATAGAAACTTGCCCAACAGCAACAGctttaacaacaacaacaacaacaacaacggatTTCTGTCCTCGAACAATCCCTCCTTGACCACCTACACTAATAATAACGGCCGATCAAACCAGGGCAACACcctgaacaacaacaacaacaacgggaTTACCATCGTGGACGACACAGGCGATTATGTGTATTCGACCGACGATGTGATCTACGACGACGATCTCACGAATTTCAATGGCAATAATGTAAGGGCGG TTGAAAGAGNTTATGTGTATTCGACCGACGATGTGATCTACGACGACGATCTCACGAATTTCAATGGCAATAATGTAAACGGCGGGGGATCCGGGGTGcaaaccaccaccactatcaTTGAGCCCGTGGGCCAAAATTACGGCGTGCCTTTGGGCAATCCCATCGGCGGGAACTCTCTTCGACAAGGGCGGGCCCAAAAGCGAAGAAATCGTAACCGATCCTAA
- the LOC131886603 gene encoding uncharacterized protein LOC131886603 isoform X2 has translation MIANFLKSTSIDKEPEQPSSSHFHTISQPDSSQPTSNNFLAPTTWKLLLHDLERQVAHSDVLLPKTHLQPRDEGAFLFWEHSDWFQSVSRSCVDAAADPFTVHGLFCSAVIDFGMSIMIAAKTVQDSAICAVMGQVSGDELLCLSWMVFRTAFPGVLPDFFDADLPYSKQRNIPK, from the exons ATGATTGCGAACTTCCTGAAATCCACCTCGATCGACAAGGAGCCCGAGCAACCATCCTCATCACATTTTCACACCATATCTCAGCCAGACTCGTCCCAACCGACTTCGAACAACTTCCTCGCACCAACCACGTGGAAACTC CTTTTGCATGATCTTGAACGCCAAGTGGCGCACTCTGACGTGCTCTTGCCCAAAACCCATCTCCAACCCCGAGATGAAGGGGCCTTTCTGTTTTGGGAACACAGCGACTGGTTCCAAAGCGTGTCCAGATCTTGCGTTGATGCCGCCGCTGACCCATTCACTGTTCACGGTCTCTTTTGCAGTGCTGTCATCGACTTTGGCATGAG CATAATGATCGCCGCCAAAACCGTTCAGGACTCGGCCATTTGTGCTGTGATGG ggcAAGTGAGTGGAGATGAATTGCTTTGTTTGTCGTGGATGGTTTTCCGAACGGCTTTTCCAGGGGTCCTACCGGACTTTTTCGATGCCGACCTACCTTACTCGAAACAGAGAAACATTCCGAAATAA
- the LOC131886603 gene encoding uncharacterized protein LOC131886603 isoform X1, producing the protein MFSLLLLTLVSHWSHWTVGAQPTPKGCTRDFLASNPFFRSFPERYHFQGVSFLMEYARFMNRMAPIMLKDFVKEKKIFAAQETMAQIQQGRDLGFNTTGDFSATLTGSLVNSTSELMGIADHIIGIVNPLGIKKQETVSPEFWESACQTEWWPFDDDVCLEARCTACTPAVALAEAVCRLMDKPKSHRCMQMAMGEGYCNYCIVEFMEK; encoded by the exons atgttttcattgctCCTCCTGACCCTGGTTTCACATTGGAGTCATTGGACCGTTGGTGCTCAGCCCACCCCCAAGGGTTGTACCCGAGACTTTTTGGCGTCCAATCCGTTCTTCCGGAGCTTTCCAGAGCgttatcattttcaaggggTGTCTTTCCTCATGGAATACGCTCGATTCATGAATAGAATGGCCCCAATCATGCTGAAG GACTTTgtcaaggagaagaaaatatttgcGGCTCAAGAGACCATGGCGCAAATTCAGCAAGGTCGAGATCTGGGTTTCAACACCACTGGCGACTTCTCGGCCACCTTGACCGGCTCTCTGGTTAACTCAACATCCGAACTGATGGGAATCGCTGACCACATCATTGGGATCGTTAACCCGCTAGGAATCAAGAAACAAGAG ACGGTGTCTCCCGAGTTTTGGGAATCCGCTTGCCAGACTGAGTGGTGGCCTTTCGATGACGACGTCTGTCTAGAGGCCCGATGCACGGCCTGCACCCCGGCCGTGGCCTTGGCTGAGGCCGTTTGTCGCCTCATGGACAAGCCCAAATCTCATCGATGCATGCAAATG GCCATGGGCGAAGGTTACTGCAACTATTGCATTGTGGAGTTTATGGAGAAATGA
- the LOC131886519 gene encoding tolloid-like protein 2, which translates to MNSSEGIMTGWPNQSWLIFVCFSCCCCCCWSGVNSQSFPFNPALNPFPDSATAPPLTRTELAIASRSPWTSPPSNAVKLQALDRRVRFRNYFTYVVYRWPNNRIPYSMDYRFTSEERVIIAQAFQHIEENSCVTFSAKTGSDQDFVHLYLGEHMGCFADDHYQAGKGQHIVHLNRPICMYSQVIAHELLHLLGVGHEHQRPDRDDFVRVNWNNIIPDMAYNFFKDIWQEDISHPPELCFGREATTHNVQHARRDNCTNGLVRANLGVGYDYQSIMHYETHFFAINASEPTLISKSADPIKFSAPSMTAKDVQKLQRAYNCNGTSTTGCGGHLHGDSGSIEASAKSDCEWLISVDDGFLVQLEFPDSKIEDCNRSNLTVINANKELGPHLGTFCGQKVPEVISSLGNSLTVVYHGSQSSYFKAKWSKAKAKCCSHVTLIADDPTSILATRYQAFLGSYNLIEENVNGAPHYILQGNPNIWLARFLPLDAYTLAAWTVAHRLVAPPGGTTEGEFYLGGNVQCPHLASVVLFRNATGLIHENSFRILCQKQIPIGSLPGWPFIVNPFYPVLNPIISLIK; encoded by the exons ATGAACAGCTCGGAAGGAATCATGACAGGATGGCCCAATCAGTCTTGGTTGATCTTTGTGTGTTTttcgtgttgttgttgttgttgttggtcagGTGTCAATAGCCAGTCGTTTCCATTTAATCCTGCTCTAAATCCGTTCCCCGATTCTG CCACAGCTCCGCCGCTAACTAGAACAGAGTTGGCGATCGCCTCAAGATCGCCTTGGACTTCTCCACCCTCAAACGCCGTCAAACTCCAAG CATTAGACCGGAGAGTCCGGTTCCGGAACTACTTCACCTATGTGGTGTATCGATGGCCCAACAATCGCATCCCTTACTCCATGGATTACCGATTCACGTCTGAGGAACGAGTGATAATCGCCCAAGCGTTCCAACACATCGAGGAGAACTCGTGTGTCACATTCTCGGCCAAAACGGGATCAGACCAGGATTTTGTTCACCTCTATCTGGGCGAGCATATGGGTTGCTTCGCCGATGACCACTACCAAGCGGGCAAAGGACAGCACATAGTGCATCTGAATAGGCCCATTTGCATG TATTCTCAAGTGATCGCTCACGAACTGCTACATCTTTTGGGCGTTGGTCATGAACATCAACGTCCCGATCGAGACGACTTTGTTCGAGTGAATTGGAATAACATCATCCCAGATATGGCCtacaacttttttaaagacaTTTGGCAAGAAGATATTTCTCATCCACCCGAATTATGCTTTGGGCGGGAAGCTACAACTCACAACGTTCAGCATGCCCGCCGTGATAATTGTACCAATGGACTCGTGCGAGCTAACTTGGGTGTTGGGTATGATTACCAATCGATCATGCACTATGAAACTCATTT TTTCGCCATCAATGCGAGTGAGCCCACTTTGATATCAAAAAGTGCAGACCCAATCAAATTTTCTGCACCTTCAATGACTGCCAAGGATGTCCAAAAATTGCAGAGAGCCTACAACTGTAACGGAACATCTACTACGGGTTGTGGAGGCCATTTGCACGGCGATTCGGGATCGATCGAAGCATCAGCCAAATCAGATTGTGAATGGTTGATTTCGGTAGATGATGGATTCCTGGTGCAACTTGAATTTCCCGACTCTAAA ATCGAAGACTGCAATCGGTCTAATCTGACTGTCATCAACGCTAACAAAGAACTTGGGCCTCATCTTGGCACGTTCTGCGGACAAAAGGTTCCCGAGGTAATCTCGTCGTTGGGAAATTCGCTCACCGTTGTGTATCATGGATCCCAAAGCTCTTACTTTAAGGCCAAATGGTCCAAAGCTAAAG CCAAGTGTTGCTCTCACGTGACTCTTATTGCCGACGATCCAACCTCTATCCTGGCCACTCGCTATCAAGCATTTTTGGGATCTTACAATCTGATTGAAGAAAACGTTAACGGTGCACCCCACTATATCCTTCAAGGGAATCCCAACATTTGGTTGGCCCGATTCCTGCCCCTGGATGCTTATACTTTGGCAGCTTGGACAGTGGCACATCGATTGGTTGCTCCCCCTGGTGGGACTACCGAAGGGGAATTTTACCTAGGGGGAAATGTCCAATGCCCTCATCTTGCTTCAGTGGTCCTCTTCCGGAATGCCACTGGTTTGATTCATGAGAATTCATTTCGAATATTATGCCAAAAGCAAATTCCAATTGGTTCACTCCCCGGTTGGCCTTTTATTGTGAATCCATTCTATCCTGTATTGAACCCAATCATTAGTTTGATCAAATAA
- the LOC131886520 gene encoding GDP-D-glucose phosphorylase 1-like, which yields MFLNQPDVCEYWNSVGFFRLIGEVDMSSKILKSMATTAFEYSTTDLRVSATGNKTRFDELVETRWNQHMDAGHFRYPFSSPEKINERRPQLLTETSIQVAFETMLLSGSSSLRLGFNSLCAYASVNHQHWHMYYLENVKLYLETAEVQPLPATNGRCYELLDYPAPCFAFQMKSVEDIVAVSKSVHLLIEYLIRNDIAHNVFMTRGQNFDRDSKDQVVRVFVWGRESVIGSKDPGAFVIAVCELAGQILIYQEEFFKNVSEADVARKQREATQFVFAKVKNDLCNVFS from the exons ATGTTTCTTAACCAACCTGACGTATGCGAATATTGGAATTCAGTTGGCTTTTTTAGACTAATCGGGGAAGTAGATATGAGCTCGAAAATATTGAAGTCGATGGCTACCACAGCATTTGAATATTCAACTACCGATCTGCGTGTGAGTGCTACTGGAAATAAGACTCGATTTGATGAGCTGGTGGAGACTCGATGGAACCAACACATGGATGCGGGACACTTCCGGTATCCGTTTTCGTCCCCTGAGA AGATAAATGAGAGACGTCCTCAGTTGCTCACCGAGACTTCGATTCAAGTAGCCTTTGAAACCATGCTTCTGAGTGGAAGTTCAAGCCTCAGGTTGGGTTTCAACAGTTTGTGTGCATATGCTAGTGTGAACCATCAACATTGGCATATGTACTATTTGGAAAACGTCAAACTTTATCTCGAAACCGCGGAGGTTCAACCTCTGCCAGCGACCAATGGCCGATGTTATGAGTTACTCGATTATCCTGCTCCTTGctttgcttttcaaatgaagagTGTTGAAGACATTGTCGCAGTTTCCAAGTCTGTGCATTTACTAATTGAATATCTAATTCGCAATGATATCGCGCATAACGTATTCATGACTCGAGGTCAAAATTTCGACCGCGATTCGAAAGATCAAGTCGTCCGGGTGTTTGTGTGGGGCCGGGAAAGCGTGATAGGATCCAAGGACCCTGGTGCATTTGTGATTGCTGTTTGCGAACTGGCCGGACAGATACTCATCTACCAAGAAGAATTCTTTAAAAATGTGTCTGAGGCGGACGTTGCTCGAAAGCAAAGAGAAGCGACACAGTTTGTGTTTGCAAAAGTGAAAAACGACCTTTGTAATGTGTTTTCGTAA